DNA from Lagenorhynchus albirostris chromosome 15, mLagAlb1.1, whole genome shotgun sequence:
acacacacaacccTTAAAGCTTTGTCACCCACAATTAAACCTTTCATCAGTCTAAAAGATGGGAATATCAGAGCAAACAACCAGTTGCTGCTAACCATTAATTCAAGCACCTTAAGGCAAACGACCAGAACAGGGCTACTAGCTTTTCCTTATACATTTCTATGACTTCGATGattttttcctcaaatgtaattttttaccCAGACTGGAAACTTGGAAGCAGCAGGGATTTAGGATACAAAGAGCACTGGGGTCGTATTTGGGGATGAAAAGGGTCTTTTCGTTCCATACCATTGTTTCATGGACCCCGAAACCAAGTGCATCAGGTACTGAGCGCAACACCGTCTGCACCAATGGATGATGTGAAGGGTTCTGTGTACACGATGTTGAATTTTTACTCAGAAGACTTTCAGTTTTTAAACTGGCGGAAGGAATCGGTTATTATCCTGCATGCTGGATGGCAGAGGAGTTAGTGCAGAGATCGACTGAGCCAATGACCGGGTGACTAATTTGGGATTAGACTTGGTTCAGGAAGAGGGTCTGTTTTATCTCAGGCCTTTTACAGTGTTCAGCATAAAGTGAACTCAATCCATATAGGCAATACCTGTACCTGGGGTGGTAATAAAAAGTATAACTAAGTGAATTTGAATTCAGAAGAGAAACTTTCACTTTACAAACAACTTTTGCCTTATTTCAAATAATCTTAAACAATGTAAGTGATAATTCTATATGGATATCATGCATAACCTCTCACATTATCAGaatttaactatattttaaatgccctaaccctaaccctaactctaacccgggccctcggcagtgcaAGCGcggaggcctaaccactggaccgtcaggaaTTCCTGGTGTTGATCTTCTAAAAATTAAGGAAGCCAGGATCTTGTTATAACTTAGCAATTTTCTCCCTACCCATTTGCTGTAATGGgtgcttggtaaatatttgttgggtgaCTTTTCATATATTTGCAGACAAGAAAGTAGCCTTTATACAAGTctatctttatttgtaaaaaataatatacaactaaagctaatttgatttttaaaatcaaagctcATTTAGTGATAatgtacattttataataaaattgtagtaaaatactgACATTTGATAGTTTAAACAAAGTAGCATTCATGTAAAAATCATATTGCATgtaaaatttaattagaaaatcCATAGTTCACAAAAGTTCATATATTTTGTTGATAGCTCGAGGACATTATCATAAATTTACTTAAGATACAGAACAAAATTCACAGTTAGCTTGACATTTAGTACTATAAAATTTTATGCTGAGTTCACTGATATTTCTGTTAATAAGGTACACTTGAAATAATTCAGACTACCAACGAATCGACATTTTATTGTATAACCAAGATCTATTGGTTTTACAATACGTCTAGCAATCAATTCTTTCACCAATAATTTAAACGACAGATCCAGTTGAAAAGACCGTTGACATATACCCTTAGTGGGATAATTAGAAATCactagcagggcttccctggtggcgcaggggttgagagtccacctgccgatgcaggggacacgggttcatgccccggtctgggaagatcccacatgccgcagagcggctgggcccgtgagccatggccgctgagcctgcgcatccggagcctgtgctccgcaacgggagaggccaaaacaatgagaggcccgcgtaccgccaaaaaaaaaaaaaaaagcactagcagctttgatttccattttcatgaataCATACAAGACAAATCTGTATTTTACAGTTAAAAGTTGTACAAAAAGTCAAGCCCTGAAGTATTTCTTCCCCTAAGAAAAGTTCTGATGTtaaaactttgttaaaaaaaaagagagagaaagagagagaggtagtatgtgaaagtatttttacttaaaatgttgAAGCCCTGCACCGcttataattataaatgaaatgtAACCTTCTATTCAAGAGTCAAATTTATAGAACTCAACAGAATGTTAAACCTGGAATGCCATTAAAAAATAGTGGTTATATAACTGGAAGAACTTCAATGAATTCAACAAGAAGTACACTGTATTACATAATGTTGTGCAGTTAACAGTTTAGTGATAACATGTTTAGTGGTAAAATGTGGGCAAAATACATTGAAGTATTCTGAGTCAAGAGAGCTTCATTTAATCAACTTTACTTCATATACTTTTACCATATagagaaaatatccttcaaaacgGAGTCATTTGATTCTTCATTGTTTTAATAGCACACAATTGTTATAAGGTATCCATTCTAGCCCTAGcataaaattaatcaataaataaCTCTGAGAGAAATATCCATAAGTCACAGGAAACTCATGTAGTTCATACTATTCTTAGTCTCTATATACAAGCTACTGTAGTGCCTGTGCACCTCCATACAATGAAACCAGGCAAGGAACAAAAGTTAGCAGCCTTACTCTTACCTTGCTAAGTGGATGCAGCGGAAAGTAATAAATAGCCTCATAAAATTAATCGAGATACACTCTACCTGTCAGAGGTGAAGACGACATACTTTTCATAAAGTGTAGGCAGTGTTCCTAGAAATCCCATTAAGGAAAACCcaaaattttcatataaaaagtGCACAAGGTTGTCCTGTGTGTAAAAATCTCTTAGTTtgggtgcatttttttttaacgaaaATAATTCACACTACTCAAATACATTAAAAGAGTAAAAAGGCAGACAAACAAAATATgcacacaaacaacaaaaggaaTGATTTCTAATGAGATTTGGAATGAGGACAAGAAGAGGTTATGGGAGAGAGTCTCCCATGGGCAAACACGGACCTGAACAACTGTTAGAGTTTCTTAATTCAGGAACATAGCTTCAATGCTTTATAACTTAGGAAGCAACCCCTAAAAACAGTCAATTGATTTGATTTCttagaaattaggaaaaaaaaaagcatttgaaaaaattactCGCTACAATTAGCAACAGaggaacaatattaaaaaatcaaaatacaacatggggaatataggaGCCAAGGTCCCAAAGTACCAAAAGATAGACTCAGACTTCTTCACGTTAGAATTAAAAGATATACAGTTAAAGGAAAAATCAACCAGGCTCTGCACAGCAGGTTAAATATGCAACCACTTCAAACAGAAATGATCTAGTCCTTATGTGTAGTTCTGGGAATGTGCTCTAACATCCAGTTCTCTATAGACAAAATAGCAAAAGCACATCATTTCATTAGCAAAGGCCCCTTTGTTTTAGACTTAAATTCACCTCTGACCCACTGAAGTTTATATTAATTATCAAACtactattttaataacattttaagcTTGCAATATAGTTTTTTCATGCCTAGCCCAGATCACTGGTTCAGAGGTACATATGCTTTAAACTAGCCAAATTTACAAGTCTCCACGGCATCCTCACTCAGAAGACATTCAGACGCGATGGTTTCATAGTGTTATGATTGTTCCatcttcttctaagagtttttgaTCTGGAGCACGCGTTTCAAATTCTGTATTTGTGCCACTTGCTAAGGGTGCTAAGCTCACTTCATTAGAAGGAATAAAACCGTTCTGTCCAGACTCAAAACTGAGTTCTATTTGTGTTAATGATTCCAGGCTCTCGGTGTTGCGAACAGCCTTAGGGATCTGCTGTGGCACACCATTGTCTTCAATAATAATGTCATCTTCATCGCTGTCTTCATCCTCTGGCTCAAAGCTCGGTTCGACCTGCTGTGGATAGCCAGGAAGGCTGTTGTCAGTAGACTGGCCAGAGCTGCCGGAAGTCCGACTGTTCCTAATGACATTATTCCTCTGGTTTGCTGGTCTCACTGTGATGATGAGGTTGCGGCTGTTTGCAATCATCATGTCAGTTACTTGATCTAGACTCTTCCCGGAAACTTCTATGCCATTAACTTCTAAAACTTCATCATTAACGGCTAATAGTCCTGTGCTTTGAGCCAGACCTCCTGGCACAAGTCTGGATATAAAGATCCCTGGGACCTTCTCTAAGCCATGGGGTGTCACCCTGACACTGGAGCCGTCCCGGATGTAGAATCCTAGGGGTTTCTCAGTGCCATATTTGTAAAGACGGACCCTACGATGTGTTTCTGGGAGAATATCCACGTCTATAATAGAAGACACAGGTCTGAAGTCCTGGGGCATACTAATGACTATGTGTGGCTTTTTTCTATGGTTGTCAGGACGCAACACATTGGTTAAaacattcttcttctttattaGTGTGTCTGTACCAAAGGCACTGTAGTCTGcttcttctgtttaaaaataaaataaaataattatagaaatgcTGTAAAAACGCCCATTTATCTATAGTGGAATCTGTACAGAAAGGACAACTCAAATATATTTGATACATAAACAAACTCGTTAAGTATCAGCCTGCTCCTATCGGCTGAAAATGTAACGCAGTAAGACATGCTATACCAGAAAAGCCCAATAGGTGGCCCTCTCGAGTATTCACCATGAAGTTACCAAAAGTTGAAGTTAAATTTGAAAAAGCTCAATGACTCAAACAACATTAAATATGGCAGATGAAATTCTGATAAGCCTCGCACACACATTCTTAAACACCATTTAAAACAagttatttacattgtattttccCTATGTTTGTTTAAACACCTCCAATTTGCATGTTTATCATATTTGACTCAATGACACGAAATTGGGCACTTTTGAAGCGCAAATACCTGTACTAGAGTCTGGGAGGACAGTGTACAAGCAGACCTCTTTTTACTGCGCTTCGCAGataattgtgtttttttacaaattgaaggtttgtggtgaCCCTGCACCGAGCAAGTCTACCgacgccatttttccaacagcatttgctcacttcgtatctctgggtcacattttttaattcttgcaatacttcaaacttttaaattattatacttGTTACGATGTGCtttgatcagtgatctttgacatCACTACTGCAGAAAGATTATGACctgctgaaggctcaggtgatggttaacatttttttttagcaaaaaagtattttaaacttgagttatgtatttttttagacATGATGCTATTACACGCTTAATTTGTGCAagaattcatgtgacttgctttatcgCGATATTTGCTTTATCGAACCCACAATAtatctgaggtctgcctgtaattaaatgaaatggataatacacataaaatgaTAATGTAATTAAATGAATGCATATCAAACACAGGAATTCTGGTCTTCTGAAAATACACTCTCCCTCAGTTTTCTGGGGGAGTTTTAACCTTTCATTTTCCCACTTTTGAAAGAGGCTGAGGTATAAGACAGAGACAACAGGGAGGGGTGAGGATTCTGGCAAAGCTGAGAGCTCCTGCCCCATTTAATGGCATGGCTTTTCTCGCTCCAGGCAGCTTTTCTTCACGGACTGTAGGAATTTGTGTGGACAGTCCAACTTGTCAGAAAGTCTTgtttttttaggttaaaaaaaccacaaacctTCCCATTTAAAATGCCGACACCTaattaaataacaacaaaaacctgtTTGAGCAAAATAACATCTGGGGGTTGAATTTATTCTTCAAGCCAGCAATTTATAATCCCTGATGTAAATCAGGGAAAACAGGGCACTAAAACTAGATCTCCTTACATCCCACAGCTGGAGGTAGACAGTCTACAAACAACACGTCTCATCAgaggatgaggaaacagaattaGCAGCAGGCATAAAAGGTGAAATCACATTTCAAAAATAACTGGAATGGGGATAAACTAAAAAGTCACAATCTCCaaggatgaaaaaatatttaataagaataaaaaagacaaaagtgcCCCCACCATCCCAAGAACTAGTTTAAAGTCCTAGTCTCAATCACTGCTACAGACAACAGTAACATCACCAGACTGTGTCTGCACAGGGCTTCCATCTGTAGCCTCTTGTCACCCAACTCTCGGCCCCCCTGTCTGTAAGTATTATTACCTTTACTTTATAGACCAGGAAATTAAGGGTACAAAATAAGGTACAGACAGAAGACTGGCCCCAGGTTTTCTTACTAAGGCCAATACCGTACATGTTCAATTCATACAGTGAATGTTAAATGTCCACTGTGTGTCAGAGCCTGGAGAACT
Protein-coding regions in this window:
- the PARD6B gene encoding partitioning defective 6 homolog beta; amino-acid sequence: MNRSHRHGAGSGCLGTMEVKSKFGAEFRRFSLERSKPGKFEEFYGLLQHVHKIPNVDVLVGYADIHGDLLPINNDDNYHKAVSTANPLLRIFIQKKEEADYSAFGTDTLIKKKNVLTNVLRPDNHRKKPHIVISMPQDFRPVSSIIDVDILPETHRRVRLYKYGTEKPLGFYIRDGSSVRVTPHGLEKVPGIFISRLVPGGLAQSTGLLAVNDEVLEVNGIEVSGKSLDQVTDMMIANSRNLIITVRPANQRNNVIRNSRTSGSSGQSTDNSLPGYPQQVEPSFEPEDEDSDEDDIIIEDNGVPQQIPKAVRNTESLESLTQIELSFESGQNGFIPSNEVSLAPLASGTNTEFETRAPDQKLLEEDGTIITL